In bacterium, a single genomic region encodes these proteins:
- a CDS encoding glycosyltransferase family 39 protein yields MRLSNLPRPSAWPLAAQSLLVGALWILFALLVNPVGEFPVNDDWGYSKAVNSLVSGGHLQFLQGWAQTTFIAQLFWGALFALPFGFSFTALRISGLVAGFIGVVATHRTLHRYGFRTAYAWIGTLCLVLNPLYFQLCYSFMTDVPFFAASMISFVLFLRALQEDHSTSVWTGTLFAVIATLIRQVGFLVPIAWTIVRLASRPQNRREIWRAVAPTLITIGALIVFQFGIAPLIGFEMHDNARLRLMYVGIFHNVFTVALKYADNAAVAAVYLGLFLLPLALQIESTNRRRNPLHWIGLALIAAVMTALIATREHSIMPLARNMLTANSLGPLTLRDTYILGMPHAPYAPHWLWVLLTIGGVIGGASLIQHVFNHVRSSFRFRIANRANAAYMLAFGVWLMYLGLCVMSGFFDRYLLYLIPFSIILLWTPGFVPARSPALVRMATVGLLAAFALYDVGATHDYLSWNRARWDALNHLNTVQRIPPDRVDGGYEYNGWHFYSKGFTSPPGKSWWYVKDDEYVAAFGPLPGYHLQDHRLYARWLPPGTDSVLVLARDPQAPSVTALADTSQSPHL; encoded by the coding sequence ATGCGTCTATCGAACCTTCCCCGCCCCTCAGCTTGGCCGCTTGCGGCCCAATCCCTGCTGGTGGGTGCGCTCTGGATCCTGTTTGCGCTACTGGTCAACCCTGTCGGGGAATTCCCCGTCAATGATGACTGGGGCTACAGCAAGGCCGTAAACAGTCTGGTTAGCGGTGGCCATCTGCAGTTCCTTCAGGGCTGGGCGCAAACGACCTTCATTGCGCAACTCTTTTGGGGTGCGCTCTTTGCCCTGCCCTTCGGCTTCTCCTTCACCGCTCTCCGCATCTCAGGACTGGTCGCCGGCTTCATCGGCGTCGTCGCCACCCACCGCACCCTCCACCGCTACGGCTTCCGCACCGCCTATGCCTGGATCGGCACCCTCTGCCTCGTCCTCAATCCACTCTACTTCCAGCTCTGCTATTCCTTCATGACCGACGTGCCGTTCTTCGCCGCGTCCATGATCTCCTTTGTGCTGTTTCTCCGCGCCCTGCAGGAAGACCATTCTACCAGCGTCTGGACCGGCACTCTCTTTGCGGTGATTGCCACGCTTATCCGGCAAGTCGGCTTTCTCGTTCCCATCGCCTGGACCATTGTCCGCCTCGCGTCCCGCCCACAGAACCGCCGTGAAATCTGGCGCGCGGTCGCTCCCACGCTCATCACCATCGGCGCGCTCATCGTCTTCCAGTTCGGCATCGCACCGCTCATCGGCTTTGAGATGCACGACAACGCGCGGCTCCGCCTGATGTACGTCGGCATCTTCCATAACGTCTTTACAGTGGCGCTGAAATACGCCGACAATGCCGCCGTCGCCGCCGTCTACCTCGGCCTGTTCCTGCTGCCGCTGGCCCTGCAAATCGAAAGCACCAACCGCCGGCGCAATCCGCTGCACTGGATCGGCCTCGCCCTCATTGCCGCCGTTATGACCGCGCTGATTGCCACCCGTGAGCATTCCATTATGCCCCTCGCGCGCAACATGCTCACCGCCAATAGCCTTGGCCCGCTGACCTTGCGCGACACCTACATTCTCGGCATGCCCCACGCCCCCTATGCTCCGCACTGGTTGTGGGTACTGCTTACCATCGGCGGAGTAATCGGCGGTGCGTCGCTTATCCAGCATGTGTTCAATCACGTCCGCAGCAGTTTCCGCTTCCGCATCGCCAACCGCGCCAACGCCGCCTACATGCTCGCCTTCGGAGTATGGTTGATGTACCTCGGACTCTGTGTCATGAGCGGTTTCTTTGACCGCTACCTGCTCTACCTCATCCCTTTCAGCATCATCCTGCTGTGGACTCCCGGCTTCGTTCCGGCCAGGTCCCCCGCGTTGGTGCGTATGGCCACCGTAGGTTTGCTCGCCGCCTTTGCGCTCTATGATGTCGGTGCCACGCACGATTATCTTTCGTGGAACCGCGCCCGCTGGGACGCTCTGAACCATTTGAACACCGTGCAGCGGATTCCGCCCGACCGGGTCGACGGCGGCTACGAATACAACGGCTGGCACTTCTACTCCAAGGGTTTCACCTCCCCTCCCGGCAAAAGCTGGTGGTATGTTAAGGATGATGAATACGTCGCCGCCTTCGGCCCGCTTCCCGGCTACCACTTGCAGGATCATCGCCTTTATGCACGCTGGCTTCCGCCCGGCACCGACTCCGTGCTGGTCCTTGCCCGTGATCCACAGGCCCCGTCCGTCACCGCTCTGGCCGACACATCTCAATCCCCCCATCTCTGA
- a CDS encoding S8 family serine peptidase, whose product MTIRLQLILILLFLATPLGLLAQPSTPPRATVPDQVLVRFNKPTTLGQARRELNNALLNVSEALVPSLDIFLVKLPKASIKAADAVAMLKSYPSVRWAQLDYYLDLRSTTPDDPQFGSQWSLSQPNDADIDAPEAWDITTGGTDPAGNDIVVAVVDNGCQLTHLDLAPNIWVNTGEIPGNGIDDDGNGYVDDVNGWNAYNINGTIPSPNAPYHGTHVSGIIGAVGNNGRQVCGINWHVKLMEIAASSTSTSVVSRGYNYALTQKTRWLASGGSTGANVVATNSSFGQDFGNCQSDSFPIWNDLYNAMGAAGILSACATANLNINVDLYGDVPTGCASPYMFSVTNTNTLDQKYSAAGYGRTTIDIGAPGTAILSTINTGTGTLSGTSMSSPHIAGAVAFLHAAASPGFYRYYMAHPDSAALLIKKFLMDSVDVLASMDTMTVSRGRVNLYRAATGIHAYTGPQPVQPFLIYINQSVEDSVTGNGNGALESGETARLAITLCNYGANATNVAATLSTADPYLTVVDSLGSFGAIVTSASQNNVADPFVVLADSMAPVGHIAQITLTLSAAGGYSVVEYFNLEIGRTVVYWADSVENGENGWTHGAVQPNYSDAWHISNEMSASPSNSWKCGGEGPVPYVNSLDAGLVSPPIAITSHSTLYFSQWMDAELSSIYPDSALDGGVVEISANGGPFDAVTPVGGYPKTFRQTRSLSYVGPMPGRPCFSGIINWVQRQVDLSAYAGQTIHVRFRFGSDSSGAAHEGWFVDDIFVRGVAPEPPPHVDPLTDVAIFPVGDDLQLLWSPPPSGANLYVIYRNNFFDFMPSESDSIGWTADTSYVDTSAVLMHPQAYYVIKAVKP is encoded by the coding sequence GTGACTATTCGGCTACAGTTAATACTTATTTTGTTGTTTTTAGCGACTCCGCTGGGGCTGTTGGCGCAGCCGTCTACGCCTCCGCGGGCGACGGTGCCGGATCAGGTGCTGGTGCGATTCAATAAGCCGACAACCCTCGGGCAGGCGCGGCGGGAACTCAATAATGCCTTGTTGAATGTGAGCGAAGCTCTGGTGCCTTCCCTGGATATTTTCCTTGTGAAACTGCCCAAGGCGAGCATTAAGGCGGCGGATGCGGTGGCGATGCTGAAAAGCTATCCGAGCGTCCGCTGGGCACAGCTTGACTATTATCTGGATTTGCGCAGCACGACGCCGGATGATCCGCAATTCGGCAGTCAGTGGAGTCTGAGTCAGCCGAACGACGCCGATATCGACGCGCCGGAAGCCTGGGATATTACCACGGGTGGAACGGATCCCGCGGGCAACGATATTGTGGTGGCGGTGGTGGACAACGGCTGCCAGCTTACGCATCTGGATCTGGCGCCGAATATCTGGGTGAACACGGGCGAAATTCCGGGCAACGGCATCGACGATGACGGCAACGGTTATGTTGACGATGTGAACGGCTGGAACGCCTACAACATCAACGGAACGATTCCGTCGCCGAACGCTCCCTATCACGGCACGCATGTGTCGGGAATCATCGGCGCGGTGGGGAATAACGGACGGCAGGTGTGCGGCATCAACTGGCATGTCAAGCTGATGGAGATCGCCGCGTCGAGCACCTCGACGTCGGTGGTGTCCCGCGGGTATAATTACGCACTGACGCAGAAGACCCGCTGGCTGGCCAGCGGCGGCAGCACGGGTGCGAATGTGGTGGCGACGAATTCGAGTTTCGGACAGGATTTCGGTAATTGCCAGAGCGACAGTTTTCCGATCTGGAATGATCTGTACAACGCGATGGGCGCGGCAGGAATTCTTTCGGCCTGCGCCACGGCGAATCTGAATATCAATGTTGACCTTTACGGCGACGTGCCTACCGGGTGCGCGAGTCCGTATATGTTCTCGGTGACCAATACCAACACGCTGGATCAGAAATATTCGGCGGCGGGTTACGGACGGACGACGATCGACATCGGCGCGCCGGGCACGGCGATTCTAAGTACGATCAACACGGGGACGGGCACGCTGAGCGGCACGTCGATGTCCAGTCCGCACATTGCGGGCGCGGTGGCGTTTCTGCATGCGGCGGCCAGTCCGGGATTTTACCGCTATTATATGGCGCATCCGGATTCGGCGGCGCTGCTGATCAAGAAATTCCTGATGGACAGCGTGGACGTGCTGGCGAGTATGGATACGATGACGGTCTCGCGCGGGCGGGTAAATCTTTATCGCGCGGCGACGGGGATTCATGCGTATACGGGTCCGCAGCCGGTGCAGCCGTTTTTGATTTACATCAACCAGTCGGTGGAAGACTCGGTGACGGGCAACGGCAACGGAGCCCTGGAAAGCGGCGAGACGGCACGGCTGGCCATCACTCTGTGCAACTACGGAGCGAATGCCACAAATGTGGCCGCGACGCTGAGCACGGCCGATCCGTATCTGACCGTTGTGGACAGCCTCGGATCCTTCGGCGCCATTGTCACCAGTGCGTCGCAGAACAATGTGGCTGATCCGTTTGTGGTGCTGGCGGACTCGATGGCGCCGGTGGGGCACATCGCACAGATAACTCTGACGCTGAGCGCGGCGGGCGGCTATAGCGTGGTGGAATATTTCAATCTGGAGATCGGGCGTACGGTGGTATATTGGGCGGACAGCGTGGAGAACGGCGAGAACGGCTGGACGCACGGCGCGGTGCAGCCCAACTACAGCGACGCGTGGCATATCAGCAATGAGATGAGCGCGTCACCTTCGAACTCCTGGAAGTGCGGCGGCGAAGGCCCGGTGCCGTATGTCAACAGCCTCGACGCCGGACTGGTCTCGCCTCCGATTGCGATTACGTCCCATTCGACCCTGTATTTTTCGCAATGGATGGACGCGGAATTATCGAGCATCTATCCGGATTCGGCGCTGGATGGCGGCGTGGTGGAAATTTCGGCGAATGGTGGACCGTTTGACGCCGTAACGCCGGTGGGCGGGTATCCGAAGACCTTCCGCCAGACTCGCAGTTTGTCCTATGTGGGACCGATGCCGGGGCGTCCGTGTTTTTCCGGGATCATCAACTGGGTACAGCGGCAGGTGGACTTGTCGGCCTATGCGGGACAGACGATTCACGTGCGGTTCCGGTTCGGCAGCGACAGCAGCGGCGCGGCTCACGAGGGCTGGTTTGTAGACGACATTTTTGTGCGGGGAGTGGCTCCCGAGCCGCCGCCTCACGTGGATCCGCTGACGGATGTGGCGATCTTCCCGGTGGGAGATGATCTGCAGTTGCTCTGGTCGCCGCCGCCGAGTGGCGCGAATCTTTACGTCATTTACCGGAACAATTTCTTCGACTTCATGCCGTCGGAGTCCGACTCTATCGGCTGGACGGCGGATACGAGCTATGTCGATACGAGTGCGGTCTTGATGCACCCGCAAGCCTATTATGTCATCAAAGCGGTGAAGCCGTAA
- a CDS encoding T9SS type A sorting domain-containing protein gives MTSTWVRWWVAVLMALPVWAGTPLPQTAFFVQNEGQWDGAFAFKYEGKGAAYFLTESGMTVDLHYPHLTSPTKWGKDFSRSRDAEADKGLKPLAPAVRGHVLRLSYVNANPIPILTGEDKLPSYSNYFLSRDSCKWRSRVGHYRSITAQDVWPGIDVQYRIATQGVETVYRVHPGANASLIQLRYEGQEGTLSLAGDGSLQILTSLGLVTEKAPFAYQNLNHTQIEVPCRYDLTAEGNYRFVLGLYDTTREVIIDPLVYSSYFGAGYGMLALAHDPQHNLLGVGDTFDGNFPVTPGAYQTVMVGTTDSYVAKFAPGGQDLFFCTFIGGSAYDGEGSGAVVSDRDGHVCVGGMTYSTDWPLTSDAFDSTFGGEYEGFFFMLSSDGATLEYSTYVGGAGRDRVSRAAMDSLSGDIYLAGQTEHESQSDFPLTPDAMYRQTVGAAGCVMIFDPHVHALLYSTIVPSEIDPSSLYVLGNRRVWLAGTASDSGLAVTDDAYQADFVSGMDGFLTRLDLFRGVVEYGSYFGGNDYDFMQMSLVGEDRVALFGWTFSTNFPPVTPGAFDTTRRLWDNLPDGYITILHLPATIEYSTILGGSGGDEVVAVHSTPSGDILALGNTASPDFPLTPNAMDTTYGWWDMFVCRLSGDLGHLLYGSRLGGDANDYVRTAVFDEGDSVWLAGSSSSRTFPVTPDAFQPVASAGYNNVMSRVAIDQGPDVAAKSNPLPQDFALSAFPNPFNPTTTLSFTLPAPSEVTLEVFDVLGRCVYQKELGRMSAGEQQYRFEGSELSSGVYFARLQAGRDVGVRKMIMLK, from the coding sequence ATGACGAGCACATGGGTGAGGTGGTGGGTGGCGGTGCTGATGGCGCTGCCGGTGTGGGCGGGGACTCCGTTGCCGCAGACGGCTTTCTTTGTCCAGAATGAGGGCCAGTGGGACGGCGCGTTTGCCTTCAAGTACGAGGGGAAGGGGGCGGCGTATTTTTTGACGGAGTCGGGGATGACGGTAGATTTGCATTACCCCCATCTAACTTCCCCCACAAAGTGGGGGAAGGACTTCAGCCGTAGCCGTGATGCAGAGGCAGACAAGGGGCTAAAGCCCCTTGCCCCGGCGGTGCGTGGGCATGTGCTCCGGCTCTCCTATGTGAACGCCAACCCCATCCCCATCCTGACCGGCGAAGACAAGCTCCCCAGCTACAGCAACTACTTCCTGTCTCGTGATAGCTGCAAATGGCGCAGCCGTGTGGGCCATTACCGCAGCATCACCGCCCAAGACGTCTGGCCGGGCATTGACGTTCAGTACCGGATCGCCACTCAAGGCGTTGAAACCGTCTACCGCGTCCACCCCGGTGCCAATGCATCTCTGATCCAGCTTCGCTATGAAGGGCAGGAGGGAACGCTGTCTCTTGCCGGTGATGGTTCTTTGCAGATCCTGACCTCGCTGGGTCTGGTGACAGAAAAAGCTCCCTTTGCCTATCAAAACCTCAATCACACCCAGATCGAAGTCCCCTGCCGCTATGACCTGACCGCTGAAGGCAACTACCGCTTTGTGTTAGGGCTGTACGATACCACACGGGAAGTAATAATTGATCCGCTGGTGTACAGCAGCTATTTCGGTGCCGGATACGGCATGCTGGCGCTGGCCCATGATCCGCAGCATAATCTGCTCGGGGTCGGTGACACCTTTGACGGCAACTTCCCCGTAACGCCCGGCGCCTATCAGACGGTGATGGTGGGCACCACGGATTCCTATGTCGCCAAGTTTGCCCCCGGTGGACAAGACCTGTTCTTTTGCACGTTCATTGGCGGTTCCGCCTATGATGGTGAAGGCTCTGGTGCTGTGGTCTCTGATAGGGATGGCCATGTCTGCGTTGGCGGGATGACTTACAGCACCGACTGGCCTCTAACCTCCGATGCCTTCGACAGCACATTCGGTGGGGAATACGAGGGATTTTTCTTTATGCTCTCATCCGACGGAGCGACGTTGGAATACTCCACTTATGTGGGCGGTGCGGGACGAGACAGGGTGAGCCGCGCCGCCATGGATAGTCTCAGCGGCGACATCTATCTTGCCGGCCAGACGGAGCACGAATCCCAGAGTGATTTCCCGCTCACGCCCGATGCCATGTATCGCCAGACGGTCGGGGCTGCAGGCTGCGTCATGATTTTTGATCCACACGTGCATGCCTTGCTCTACAGCACTATCGTTCCCTCGGAGATCGACCCGAGTTCATTGTACGTGCTTGGCAACCGACGTGTCTGGCTCGCCGGCACAGCCTCTGACAGCGGCTTGGCGGTCACGGACGACGCTTATCAAGCCGATTTTGTGAGTGGGATGGATGGCTTTCTGACGCGGCTGGATTTGTTCCGGGGCGTCGTAGAGTACGGCTCATACTTTGGCGGCAATGACTATGATTTCATGCAGATGTCGCTCGTGGGCGAAGACCGTGTCGCCCTGTTCGGATGGACATTTTCGACCAATTTCCCTCCCGTCACGCCCGGGGCCTTTGACACGACCCGTCGCCTATGGGATAATCTCCCAGATGGGTATATCACCATCCTCCATCTCCCGGCGACCATCGAGTACTCGACAATTCTGGGCGGATCCGGCGGTGATGAAGTCGTTGCCGTGCACAGCACCCCTTCCGGCGACATTCTGGCCTTGGGTAATACGGCCAGTCCGGATTTTCCCTTAACACCCAATGCTATGGACACGACCTACGGCTGGTGGGACATGTTTGTATGCCGCTTAAGCGGCGACTTGGGCCATCTACTGTACGGATCCCGTCTCGGGGGCGATGCCAATGACTATGTGCGTACGGCCGTCTTTGATGAAGGCGATTCGGTGTGGCTGGCAGGATCATCGAGTTCCAGGACGTTCCCGGTGACTCCGGATGCGTTTCAGCCAGTAGCCTCGGCGGGCTACAATAATGTCATGAGCCGCGTCGCCATTGATCAAGGTCCAGATGTCGCCGCTAAGTCCAACCCCTTGCCACAGGATTTCGCCCTTTCTGCCTTCCCCAATCCTTTCAATCCCACCACTACGCTGTCCTTCACGCTGCCTGCACCGTCCGAGGTGACGCTGGAGGTGTTTGATGTGCTGGGGCGGTGTGTGTATCAGAAGGAGTTGGGGAGGATGAGTGCGGGGGAGCAGCAGTACCGGTTTGAGGGATCGGAGCTATCCTCGGGGGTGTATTTTGCCAGATTACAGGCGGGGAGGGATGTGGGGGTGAGGAAGATGATCATGCTCAAATAG
- a CDS encoding S9 family peptidase: MIRLRLAMLALLAVMGLAGVSAVCLAQGTVSAPARTHEITLDDYFTQAFISDCAISPDGRYVVYSEMRWEPSAERRNTELWVVDTKSGESRRLTFDPAADSEPRWSHDSKTIYFLSSRGKEGDPAPLNKETQVWRVAVDGGEPQAVTRLQKGVSAYAMSRDGKTLYYSSPVEKVAEDFKDLREEYSKLTYGKGVDTHTQVWKLDLTSWRTDKLIDEQRYIVEFAVSPDEQKIAMITRYAEPDIWNEGFSRVDVYDAAAQKVTTLADELWRKNTPSPYGWLDGLTWSADSKKLAFRESFDGYPSELLVAQWNGATVQSFRLKRPEEFSLGDSPRMMWIGTSSDLCFLSDVKARVRVAVISGIEGGKQGAYRVLTPGDIVAETFSMTPDGKSFAAAISDTTHPADIYFGAVAGKGGLKRLTRVNPQIDTWKLPHIQVVSWKGAHGDNVEGILELPYDYKPGQKLPMHVALHGGPTDADHLYFQYWIYGRGLWASLGWAVFAPNYRGSVGYGDKFLTDLVGHENEIEVEDILTGVDAMVARGIADSSKLAVSGWSNGGYLTNCLITKTNRFKAASSGAGVLDMAMQWGTEDTPGHVINFQQGFPWSNPNAYRKASPLWDADKITTPTLIHVGEDDERVPAVHARTLFRALNFYRNIPSELVMYPGQGHGLMTYTDRKAKLAWDIAWFDKYVLGKKAEGTMNDKR, encoded by the coding sequence ATGATCCGGTTGCGTTTGGCGATGCTTGCCCTGCTGGCCGTGATGGGGCTGGCGGGCGTTTCGGCGGTGTGTCTGGCTCAGGGGACGGTGAGTGCTCCGGCGCGCACCCACGAGATTACTTTGGACGACTATTTTACGCAGGCGTTTATTTCCGACTGCGCGATTTCGCCGGACGGGCGGTATGTGGTCTACAGCGAAATGCGGTGGGAGCCGTCGGCAGAACGGCGCAACACGGAATTGTGGGTGGTGGACACCAAGAGTGGGGAGTCGCGGCGGTTGACGTTTGATCCGGCGGCGGATTCGGAGCCGCGTTGGAGCCATGACAGCAAGACCATTTATTTCCTGAGTTCTCGCGGCAAGGAAGGGGATCCGGCGCCGCTGAACAAGGAAACGCAGGTGTGGCGGGTGGCGGTGGACGGAGGCGAGCCGCAGGCGGTGACGCGGCTTCAAAAGGGTGTAAGCGCCTATGCCATGTCCCGCGACGGGAAGACGCTGTACTATTCTTCGCCGGTGGAGAAGGTTGCGGAGGATTTCAAAGACCTGCGCGAGGAATACAGCAAGCTGACCTACGGCAAGGGTGTGGACACGCACACGCAGGTGTGGAAACTGGATCTGACAAGCTGGCGCACGGACAAGCTGATTGACGAGCAGCGGTACATTGTGGAATTTGCGGTGTCGCCGGACGAGCAGAAGATTGCGATGATCACGCGCTATGCCGAACCGGATATCTGGAACGAAGGGTTCTCGCGGGTGGACGTGTACGATGCCGCCGCGCAGAAGGTGACCACTCTGGCCGATGAACTCTGGCGCAAGAACACGCCGTCACCTTATGGCTGGCTGGACGGGTTGACGTGGAGCGCGGACTCGAAGAAGCTGGCCTTCCGCGAATCCTTTGACGGGTATCCTTCGGAACTTTTGGTGGCACAGTGGAATGGCGCTACGGTGCAGAGTTTCCGGCTGAAGCGGCCTGAAGAGTTTTCTTTGGGAGATTCACCGCGGATGATGTGGATCGGCACCTCCAGCGATCTGTGCTTTTTGAGCGATGTGAAGGCGCGGGTGCGGGTGGCAGTAATCAGCGGGATTGAGGGGGGAAAGCAGGGCGCGTACCGGGTGCTGACACCGGGAGATATTGTGGCCGAGACCTTCAGCATGACTCCCGACGGAAAGAGTTTTGCAGCGGCGATCAGCGACACGACGCATCCGGCGGATATTTATTTCGGCGCGGTGGCGGGAAAGGGCGGCCTGAAGCGGCTGACGCGGGTGAATCCGCAGATTGACACGTGGAAGCTGCCGCATATTCAGGTGGTGTCCTGGAAGGGCGCGCACGGGGACAACGTGGAAGGGATTCTGGAACTGCCGTATGACTACAAGCCGGGGCAGAAGCTGCCGATGCATGTGGCTTTGCACGGCGGACCGACGGATGCGGATCATCTCTATTTTCAATACTGGATTTATGGACGCGGACTGTGGGCCTCACTCGGCTGGGCCGTGTTTGCACCGAACTACCGTGGCTCGGTGGGTTATGGCGACAAGTTTTTGACGGATCTGGTCGGACATGAGAACGAGATCGAAGTCGAGGACATTCTGACGGGCGTGGACGCAATGGTGGCGCGGGGGATTGCGGACTCTTCCAAGCTGGCGGTGTCGGGCTGGTCCAACGGCGGATATTTGACCAATTGCCTGATCACCAAGACGAACCGCTTTAAGGCGGCCTCGAGCGGCGCGGGCGTGCTTGATATGGCGATGCAGTGGGGCACGGAAGACACGCCGGGGCATGTGATCAATTTCCAGCAGGGGTTCCCGTGGTCTAACCCGAATGCCTACCGCAAGGCTTCCCCGCTGTGGGATGCGGACAAGATTACCACACCGACCCTGATTCACGTGGGCGAGGACGATGAGCGCGTGCCGGCGGTGCATGCCCGCACCTTATTCCGCGCGCTGAATTTCTACCGGAATATTCCGTCGGAACTGGTGATGTATCCGGGACAGGGCCACGGGCTCATGACCTACACGGACCGCAAGGCGAAGCTGGCCTGGGACATAGCGTGGTTTGATAAGTATGTGCTGGGGAAGAAGGCTGAAGGAACGATGAACGATAAACGATGA
- a CDS encoding T9SS type A sorting domain-containing protein, protein MNRRFFLSLLAAALLATAALGQMTVVSSVPENGAVGVATASTVSFTFSEPLDTSRHIGDEGLCVSFLAHDPQDSMSLAGVSYSADLRTMSLDLVHTANTDFLWLVELAWSATGDLLSMPYPLCYTTAASLGEFAVSGAVSMEGGGSPVGAVMGLMDVSPFGEHGTLLAGTVISTVGGSYTASFVRPGTYYPISALDGNHDGSMDGEMDLIGYYDPDHTGTPQAITVTDASLPSVDMVLMHLNHWITAHESLDTVRAMAAEFGSDFQLMTIRSNSDSVGIDGRARGWSYIFFSPERQRCLSLNVESGRISPDTAQNNQFPPNMLTLPLDYLDSDTIMAIAEENGGAEIRTQHNIQQISLMAGNLQWFLPQNPNAIVWVAEYSWHAQDSLWESWRVALDIHTGEVVVPNAVRPAPAVTAEGFALLPNFPNPFNPSTTVPFVLPKSAHVDLKVYDVVGREVATLVNGTLPAGAHSARFEANHLPNGIYFCRLHAGPQMLTRKVLLLK, encoded by the coding sequence ATGAACAGGCGATTCTTTCTTTCACTTCTGGCGGCGGCGCTGCTGGCGACCGCGGCCCTGGGACAGATGACGGTAGTTTCAAGCGTACCGGAAAATGGCGCGGTAGGTGTTGCCACGGCCAGTACGGTGAGCTTTACCTTCAGCGAGCCGCTGGATACCTCGCGGCATATCGGGGATGAAGGGCTGTGCGTGAGTTTTCTGGCGCATGACCCGCAGGATTCGATGAGCCTCGCGGGGGTCTCCTACAGCGCCGACCTGCGGACGATGTCTCTGGACCTGGTGCATACCGCGAATACCGATTTTTTGTGGCTGGTGGAACTGGCGTGGAGCGCGACGGGAGACCTGCTTTCTATGCCGTACCCGCTGTGCTACACGACGGCGGCGAGCTTGGGAGAGTTTGCCGTGAGTGGAGCGGTCAGCATGGAGGGCGGCGGTTCACCCGTGGGAGCCGTGATGGGTCTGATGGATGTCAGTCCGTTTGGGGAGCATGGGACCCTGCTTGCCGGAACGGTGATCAGCACTGTGGGCGGAAGTTATACGGCGTCCTTTGTCCGCCCCGGCACCTACTATCCGATTAGTGCACTCGACGGCAATCACGATGGGAGCATGGACGGGGAAATGGATCTGATCGGCTACTATGATCCGGATCACACGGGCACTCCGCAGGCCATTACCGTCACGGACGCAAGTCTTCCCTCGGTGGATATGGTGCTGATGCACTTAAACCACTGGATCACTGCTCATGAGAGCCTCGACACGGTGCGGGCGATGGCAGCGGAATTCGGCAGCGATTTTCAACTGATGACGATCCGGTCGAACAGCGACAGCGTGGGCATAGACGGCAGGGCGCGCGGCTGGTCCTACATTTTCTTCTCACCGGAGCGCCAGCGCTGTTTGAGTCTGAACGTGGAATCCGGGCGCATTTCCCCGGACACGGCACAGAACAACCAGTTCCCGCCGAACATGCTGACGCTGCCGCTGGATTATCTGGACAGCGATACGATTATGGCGATTGCCGAAGAGAATGGCGGAGCGGAAATTCGCACGCAGCACAATATCCAGCAGATCAGCCTGATGGCAGGCAACCTGCAATGGTTCCTTCCGCAAAATCCGAACGCGATCGTTTGGGTTGCCGAATATAGCTGGCACGCGCAAGATTCGCTGTGGGAATCGTGGCGCGTGGCGCTGGATATTCACACCGGCGAAGTGGTGGTTCCCAACGCCGTGAGGCCTGCGCCGGCGGTTACGGCGGAAGGGTTTGCGCTGCTGCCGAATTTCCCGAATCCGTTTAACCCTTCGACGACGGTACCGTTTGTGCTGCCCAAGTCCGCGCACGTGGACTTAAAAGTCTACGACGTGGTGGGGCGCGAGGTGGCGACGCTGGTGAACGGCACACTGCCTGCCGGTGCGCACAGTGCGCGGTTTGAGGCGAATCATCTGCCCAACGGCATCTACTTCTGCCGGCTGCATGCCGGGCCGCAGATGCTGACGCGGAAGGTGCTGCTCCTCAAGTAG